One window of Branchiostoma lanceolatum isolate klBraLanc5 chromosome 6, klBraLanc5.hap2, whole genome shotgun sequence genomic DNA carries:
- the LOC136437603 gene encoding leucine-rich repeat transmembrane neuronal protein 3-like, protein MMFPKPAVLLALLMLSWKLAKAQSNTCPKGCWCTGRTVYCNHQHLTAIPTNIPDNTTQLNLHANNLSVVPHDAFEQHDQLSLVYLHSNNIVAIEDGAFSGLTNLMYLYLSENMLTQLTAGTFGVKGNTGPA, encoded by the exons ATGATGTTCCCGAAACCAGCGGTACTGTTGGCCCTGCtgatgttgtcatggaaactgGCCAAGGCCCAGTCCAACACCTGTCCGAAGGGATGCTGGTGTACAG GAAGAACGGTGTACTGCAACCACCAGCACCTGACGGCCATCCCGACCAACATTCCTGACAACACCACGCAGCTGAACCTGCACGCCAACAACCTGTCTGTGGTCCCACACGACGCTTTCGAGCAACACGACCAG ctcAGCCTAGTGTATCTTCACTCCAACAACATCGTGGCTATTGAAGACGGCGCGTTCTCCGGCCTGACGAACCTGATGTACCTGTACTTGTCAGAGAACATGCTTACTCAGCTCACGGCGGGGACATTTGGAG